From Erinaceus europaeus unplaced genomic scaffold, mEriEur2.1 scaffold_474, whole genome shotgun sequence, a single genomic window includes:
- the LOC103123908 gene encoding histone H2A type 1-D — MSGRGKQGGKARAKAKTRSSRAGLQFPVGRVHRLLRKGNYSERVGAGAPVYLAAVLEYLTAEILELAGNAARDNKKTRIIPRHLQLAIRNDEELNKLLGKVTIAQGGVLPNIQAVLLPKKTESHHKAKGK, encoded by the coding sequence ATGTCTGGACGTGGTAAACAGGGCGGTAAGGCTCGTGCTAAGGCTAAGACCCGCTCCTCTCGGGCCGGTCTCCAGTTCCCTGTGGGCCGAGTGCACCGCCTACTCCGCAAGGGCAACTACTCGGAGCGCGTCGGAGCCGGCGCCCCTGTGTACCTGGCGGCGGTGCTGGAGTATCTGACGGCCGAGATCCTGGAGCTGGCGGGCAACGCGGCCCGCGACAACAAGAAAACACGCATCATCCCGCGCCACCTGCAGCTGGCCATCCGCAACGACGAGGAGCTCAACAAGCTGCTGGGGAAAGTCACCATCGCACAGGGTGGTGTCTTGCCCAACATCCaggctgtgctgctgcccaagaAGACCGAGAGCCACCACAAGGCCAAAGGCAAATAA
- the LOC103123907 gene encoding histone H4, translating to MSGRGKGGKGLGKGGAKRHRKVLRDNIQGITKPAIRRLARRGGVKRISGLIYEETRGVLKVFLENVIRDAVTYTEHAKRKTVTAMDVVYALKRQGRTLYGFGG from the coding sequence ATGTCTGGTCGTGGCAAAGGAGGTAAGGGTCTTGGCAAAGGTGGTGCTAAGCGCCATCGAAAAGTTCTTCGTGATAATATCCAGGGCATAACGAAACCTGCAATTCGCCGTCTTGCCCGTCGCGGCGGCGTGAAGCGCATCTCCGGCCTCATCTACGAGGAGACCCGCGGGGTGCTGAAGGTGTTTCTGGAGAACGTGATCCGGGACGCCGTCACCTACACCGAGCACGCCAAGCGCAAGACCGTCACCGCCATGGATGTGGTCTATGCCCTCAAGCGACAGGGACGTACACTGTACGGATTTGGCGGCTAA